A window from Macaca thibetana thibetana isolate TM-01 chromosome 7, ASM2454274v1, whole genome shotgun sequence encodes these proteins:
- the LOC126958752 gene encoding olfactory receptor 11H4-like, which produces MNRSATHVVTEFILLGFPGCWKIQIFLFSLFLVIYVLTLLGNGAIIYAVRCNPRLHTPMYFLLGNFAFLEIWYVSSTVPNMLANILSKTKAISFSGCFLQFYFFFSLGTTECLFLAVMAYDRYLAICHPLQYPAIMTGRFCGKLVSFCWLAGFLGYPIPIFFISQLPFCGPNIIDHFLCDMDPLMALSCAPAPITECIFYTQSSLVLFFTSIYILRSYILLLRAVFQVPSAAGQIKAFSTCGSHLVVVYLFYGTVMVMYVSPTYGIPTLWQKILTLVYSVMTPLFNPLIYSLRNKDMKLALRNVLFGMRVHQNS; this is translated from the coding sequence ATGAACAGGTCAGCAACACACGTCGTGACAGAGTTTATTCTCCTGGGATTCCCTGGTTGCTGGAAGATTCAGATTTTCCTCTTCTCATTGTTTTTGGTGATTTATGTCTTGACCTTGCTGGGAAATGGAGCCATCATCTATGCAGTGAGATGCAACCCACGACTACACACCCCCATGTACTTTCTGCTGGGCAACTTTGCCTTCCTTGAGATCTGGTATGTGTCCTCCACTGTTCCTAACATGCTAGCCAACATTCTCTCCAAGACCAAGGCCATCTCATTTTCTGGGTGCTTCCTCcagttctatttcttcttttcactgGGAACAACTGAATGTCTCTTTCTGGCAGTAATGGCTTATGATCGATACCTGGCCATCTGCCACCCACTGCAGTACCCCGCCATCATGACCGGAAGGTTCTGTGGTAAGCTGGTGTCTTTCTGTTGGCTCGCTGGATTCCTTGGATACCCAATTCCCATTTTCTTCATCTCCCAACTCCCCTTCTGTGGTCCTAATATCATTGATCACTTCCTGTGTGACATGGACCCATTGATGGCTCTATCCTGTGCTCCAGCTCCCATAACTGAATGTATTTTCTATACTCAGAGCTCTCTTGTCCTCTTTTTCACTAGTATATACATTCTTCGATCCTATATCCTGTTGCTAAGAGCTGTTTTTCAGGTCCCTTCTGCAGCTGGTCAGATAAAAGCCTTCTCTACCTGTGGTTCTCATTTAGTTGTGGTATATCTTTTCTATGGGACAGTCATGGTAATGTACGTAAGTCCTACATATGGCATCCCAACTTTATGGCAGAAGATCCTCACACTGGTATATTCAGTAATGACTCCTCTTTTTAATCCTCTGATCTATAGTCTTCGTAATAAGGACATGAAACTCGCTCTGAGAAATGTCCTGTTTGGAATGAGAGTTCATCAAAATTCGTGA